A genomic region of Deltaproteobacteria bacterium contains the following coding sequences:
- a CDS encoding 5-formyltetrahydrofolate cyclo-ligase has product MKAIRVSLDAEAVKQKSRRIAMNLFALDEFQRSLHIMFYLALEKEVQTDEMIVRALAMGKKVYVPFVDKEKR; this is encoded by the coding sequence ATGAAGGCTATCCGGGTCAGCCTTGACGCGGAAGCCGTCAAGCAAAAGAGCCGCCGGATTGCCATGAATTTGTTTGCTCTGGATGAGTTTCAACGTTCTCTTCACATAATGTTTTATCTGGCGTTGGAGAAGGAAGTACAGACAGACGAAATGATCGTCCGGGCATTGGCGATGGGGAAGAAGGTTTATGTCCCTTTTGTGGACAAGGAAAAGCG